A genomic window from Streptomyces mirabilis includes:
- a CDS encoding ABC transporter permease: protein MPEQPPPYQREGAIAATGAGGAMDLATSEGATLERTPGGPEGTGPQEKPRSLWSDAWRDLRRNPVFIVSGLLILFLVVISLWPSLIATQNPLKCDLAKAQEGSQPGHPFGFDGQGCDVYTRVVYGTRVSISVGVCATLGVAILGSVLGGLAGFFGGVGDSVLSRITDIFFAIPVVLGGLVLLSVVTSNTIWPVIGFMVLLGWPQISRIARGSVITIKQNDYVQAARALGASNSRLMLRHITPNAVAPVIVVATIALGTYIALEATLSYLGVGLKPPTVSWGIDISSASAYIRTAPHMLLWPAGALAITVLAFIMLGDAVRDALDPKLR, encoded by the coding sequence ATGCCTGAGCAGCCGCCGCCGTACCAGCGGGAGGGCGCCATCGCCGCGACCGGCGCGGGCGGCGCCATGGACCTCGCCACGAGCGAGGGCGCCACCCTGGAGCGGACACCGGGCGGCCCCGAGGGCACGGGCCCCCAGGAGAAGCCCAGGAGCCTGTGGTCCGACGCCTGGCGCGATCTGCGGCGCAACCCCGTCTTCATCGTCTCCGGGCTCCTCATCCTCTTCCTGGTCGTCATCTCCCTGTGGCCCTCGCTGATCGCCACCCAGAACCCCCTCAAGTGCGACCTCGCCAAGGCCCAGGAGGGCTCGCAGCCGGGACATCCCTTCGGGTTCGACGGGCAGGGCTGCGACGTCTACACACGGGTGGTGTACGGGACCCGCGTGTCGATCAGCGTCGGCGTCTGCGCCACCCTCGGCGTCGCGATCCTCGGCTCGGTGCTCGGCGGGCTCGCCGGGTTCTTCGGCGGAGTGGGCGACTCGGTCCTCTCCCGGATCACCGACATCTTCTTCGCGATCCCCGTCGTGCTCGGCGGCCTGGTCCTCCTCTCCGTGGTGACCAGCAACACCATCTGGCCGGTCATCGGGTTCATGGTGCTGCTCGGCTGGCCCCAGATCTCGCGCATCGCCCGCGGCTCCGTCATCACCATCAAGCAGAACGACTACGTCCAGGCCGCCCGTGCCCTCGGCGCCTCGAACTCCCGCCTGATGCTCCGGCACATCACCCCCAACGCCGTCGCGCCGGTCATCGTCGTCGCCACCATCGCGCTCGGCACCTACATCGCGCTGGAGGCGACGCTCTCCTACCTCGGCGTGGGCCTGAAGCCCCCCACGGTCAGCTGGGGCATCGACATCTCCTCGGCCTCCGCCTACATCCGCACGGCCCCGCACATGCTGCTGTGGCCCGCCGGCGCCCTCGCGATCACCGTGCTCGCGTTCATCATGCTCGGCGACGCGGTGCGCGACGCCCTCGACCCGAAGCTGAGGTGA